From a region of the Merismopedia glauca CCAP 1448/3 genome:
- the arsC gene encoding arsenate reductase, glutathione/glutaredoxin type, translating into MFVCKKNSARSQMAEGFAKALGSGKIEVTSSGLEASQVRLEAIATMKEIGIDITNQTSKPLSDFSPEDFDIVISLCGCGVNLPPEWVTCEVFADWQLDDPAEQPEIFPRVRDEIKQRVIQLIASIEITPVS; encoded by the coding sequence ATGTTTGTGTGCAAAAAGAACTCAGCGCGATCGCAAATGGCAGAAGGATTCGCCAAAGCCTTGGGATCTGGCAAGATCGAGGTAACTAGTTCGGGATTGGAAGCAAGTCAAGTGCGCCTTGAAGCGATCGCCACCATGAAAGAGATTGGTATTGATATTACCAATCAAACCTCCAAACCATTAAGCGATTTTAGTCCAGAAGATTTCGATATAGTGATTTCTCTGTGCGGTTGTGGTGTAAACTTGCCTCCAGAGTGGGTAACGTGCGAAGTCTTTGCCGACTGGCAATTAGACGATCCAGCCGAACAACCCGAAATTTTCCCCAGAGTCCGAGATGAAATTAAACAGCGAGTCATCCAACTAATTGCATCCATTGAAATTACACCCGTCAGTTGA